Part of the Candidatus Wallbacteria bacterium genome, TCTGGGCATGAAAGGACCGCCGAAAAAGCGGGAAAAAGTGGTGGTCGGCTCAGTGACTCCTGTTTCAGTTCCAGCCAGCTTGCTGGTATATCCAAGCAGAAACCAGAGCATGGCCCGTTCGCGGGTGAGTCTGGCTACAGGCGGCAATACTCCGTTGGCGTCTGCGGCAAGGAAGATGATGTTCTGAGGGTGGCCGGCCCTGGACGAAGGTTCGATGTTTTTAAGGAATGTCAGCGGGTAAGAGCCGCGGGAGTTTTCAGTCAGGCGGCTGTCATTGAGGTCAAAGCGGCCATCCGGATAAAGCAGGGCGTTCTCGATGATCGCTCCATGCCTCAGATAGCTTGCTTTGTGAAAACAGGCATTGAAAATTTCAGGTTCCTTTTTGGGGTTGAGGTTGATCAGCTTGGCATAACAGCCCCATTCGAAATTGGCGATGCCTGTATCGTTCCAGCCATGTTCGTCATCTCCAATCAGGAGCAGTTCAGGGTCCGCTGACAGAGTGGTCTTGCCCGTGCCGGAAAGACCCAAAAACAGGGCTACGTTATTTCCGTCCTTGCTTACATTGGCTGAGCAGTGCAGTGGTAAAATGCCATGCTTCGGAAGCAGATAATTCATTACTGTGAACATCAGCTTTTTCACACTGCCGCAATACGATGATCCGTAGATTATTCCGAGCATATTTTCGAAATCAACCGCAATCGCCAGATCCGAAGCCCTGCCGTCGGCCAATTTGCGTAACTTTCCTGTGTACTGCGTACTGTCCAACTTGTCCTTTGGGACAACTAGAATGTGGAACGGAGTTCCGGCAAAAACACTCTTGCCGGCATCCTGTGCAGGACGGAACATGTTGTCTGTAAAAAGGGAGGTCAGTGCAAGGGACGAGATCGTGACAACAGGCAGAGAATAACTTGAGTCAGCACCAAGGGATCGTTCTGTAAGATAGAGTTTCTCCTTGCCCGATAAGGTTCTGACCGCATCATCGAACAGCTGGGCAAAGGCATCAGGTGAAAGTGGAATATTATTGGCGGATGTCCAGTCGATTTCATGTTCATAAGAAGGCCGTTTCACGATGTAGGTGTCTTTAGGACTTCTGCCGGTAGATTCAGGTGGTGTCCAGGTAGCCAGAGCTCCGTTAGCCGATTTGACGGCTTCCAGATTTAAAACAGCTTCGCGGATCATCTGCTTGCGGTCCGGATTTCGATTCAGATTGGCTCCGTTGAGCATTCTTTTGAGTTTCTCGGAAAAAATCATTTGCACCCCCAGGGAGAATTTGACTTTTTAACAGAGGAGATAAGAACTAATTTTAATGCGCTGAGCAGGTTTTGGCAAGCGGCAGATGTAAAACTTGTTTTACAGTAAGAAAATGATAGAGCCGAGCTTTTTCGATGAATTTATTTGATCCAGACCAGCTTATTGCATATAATGAAAGAATTCTGCTTGCGTTATCTTTGAAATTCGGGATATTTTTCTAAAACGGGAGGAACTAATGAGACTGACTATGCTGATGTTGATCCTGGCAATTATAATCGCCGGCTGCGGTGGTCCCCCGGAAGCGGTAAAAAAAGGACCGGTGGAGATAATTTTCTGGCACGGTATGGGTGGCCCGCTTGGAGATGCCCTGAAAGAGATGATAAATCAATTCAACCGCGCCAATCCTGAGATAGTGGTGAAAGAAGTCCATATGGGGC contains:
- a CDS encoding phosphoenolpyruvate carboxykinase (ATP) encodes the protein MIFSEKLKRMLNGANLNRNPDRKQMIREAVLNLEAVKSANGALATWTPPESTGRSPKDTYIVKRPSYEHEIDWTSANNIPLSPDAFAQLFDDAVRTLSGKEKLYLTERSLGADSSYSLPVVTISSLALTSLFTDNMFRPAQDAGKSVFAGTPFHILVVPKDKLDSTQYTGKLRKLADGRASDLAIAVDFENMLGIIYGSSYCGSVKKLMFTVMNYLLPKHGILPLHCSANVSKDGNNVALFLGLSGTGKTTLSADPELLLIGDDEHGWNDTGIANFEWGCYAKLINLNPKKEPEIFNACFHKASYLRHGAIIENALLYPDGRFDLNDSRLTENSRGSYPLTFLKNIEPSSRAGHPQNIIFLAADANGVLPPVARLTRERAMLWFLLGYTSKLAGTETGVTEPTTTFSRFFGGPFMPRNPGDYMKLLGEKMDKYQTDVYLVNTGWSGGPYGIGKRMDINLTRSIIRAILKGEMRNCSFLEDRLFHLAVPTACPGVPAEVLSPRNTWKEPAAYEERARKLALEFSENFDKAYGRSGILPNIVAQCPGK